A single Lactuca sativa cultivar Salinas chromosome 8, Lsat_Salinas_v11, whole genome shotgun sequence DNA region contains:
- the LOC111918335 gene encoding protein root UVB sensitive 2, chloroplastic, producing the protein MQKTMAQNPLSEDVGASISWIETSDTVSRHFFFQPDGQFSVKVLDDSRPVVHKMAESFVNKFFPSGFPYSVNEGYLRYTQFRALQHFSSAALSVLSTQSLLYAAGLRPTPAQATAVSWVLKDGMQHMGKLICSNLGALMDAEPKRWRILADVLYDLGTGLEIVSPLCPQLFLETAGLGNFAKGMAVVAARATRLPIYSSFAKEGNLSDLFAKGEAISTVFNVLGLGAGIQLVSTVCSSMQGKMIVGSLLSVIHVYSVSEEMRAAPVNTLNPQRTAMIIEDFIKTGKVSSPVDMRYKEDLLFPGKLIKDAGNVKVGGDLHKAIKPSRLKELKQMFPNEKFLLSCGGGKRWTDMALEHNATGEDALRGWLVAAYAYASNIEKNGSESEWDHLQEAYQKMKVVMITLLPQIQAKGWHTDRFLDGKGMRFGF; encoded by the exons ATGCAGAAGACCATGGCGCAAAATCCGTTGTCGGAAGACGTTGGTGCGTCTATATCTTGGATTGAGACCTCCGACACCGTCTCCCGCCACTTCTTCTTTCAACCAGACGGCCAATTCTCC GTGAAGGTGCTTGACGATTCAAGACCAGTTGTCCACAAAATGGCTGAATCCTTCGTCAACAAATTCTTCCCCTCTGGTTTTCCATATAG CGTCAACGAAGGATACCTTAGATACACACAATTTCGGGCATTACAACACTTCTCAAGTGCAGCACTATCCGTTTTATCAACTCAG TCACTTCTATATGCTGCAGGCTTAAGACCTACCCCTGCACAAGCGACTGCAGTTAGTTGG GTACTAAAAGATGGAATGCAGCATATGGGAAAACTAATATGTAGCAATTTAGGTGCACTCATGGATGCAGAACCAAAACGATGGAGAATATTGG CTGATGTGCTATACGACTTGGGCACTGGTCTCGAAATTGTTTCCCCATTATGCCCTCAACTGTTTCTTGAAACAGCTGGGCTTGGGAATTTTGCAAAG GGAATGGCTGTAGTAGCTGCAAGAGCAACAAGATTACCAATTTATTCTTCATTTGCAAAAGAAGGAAATCTTAGTGACTTATTTGCAAAAGGAGAAGCCATCTCAACTGTGTTTAATGTGCTTGGGTTAGGTGCTGGGATCCAGTTGGTTTCAACAGTTTGTTCATCTATGCAAGGAAAG ATGATTGTTGGGTCTCTGCTTTCTGTAATACATGTATACAGTGTATCTGAAGAAATGCGAGCTGCTCCTGTTAACACATTAAATCCACAAAGAACTGCAATGATTATAGAAGATTTCATTAAG ACAGGAAAGGTGTCGAGCCCAGTAGACATGAGGTACAAAGAAGATCTGTTGTTTCCAGGGAAGTTAATAAAAGATGCTGGAAATGTGAAAGTGGGTGGTGATTTGCATAAGGCAATTAAGCCCTCAAGATTAAAGGAGCTTAAACAAATGTTTCCAAATGAGAAATTTCTATTAAGTTGTGGAGGTGGAAAAAGATGGACAGATATGGCGTTGGAGCATAATGCCACTGGTGAAGATGCTTTGAGAGGGTGGCTGGTGGCGGCATACGCATATGCTTCAAATATTGAAAAAAATGGGTCTGAATCTGAATGGGATCATTTACAAGAGGCTTATCAGAAGATGAAGGTGGTGATGATTACCTTGCTTCCTCAAATACAAGCTAAAGGCTGGCATACAGATCGTTTTCTTGATGGAAAAGGTATGCGGTTTGGTTTTTAG
- the LOC111918343 gene encoding uncharacterized protein LOC111918343 has product MYKFCKAICLVYGQRYLRKPTINDIHKLYTVHEGKHGFPRMLGSIDFMHWSWSLCPNAWRGQYMRSDHKEPTIILEAIASHDLWIWHAFFGPGGANNDINVLDQSPVFNDTYLGKSHDVPFQANGVAYKCGFYLTDGINPPLSVFVKSFTCPNDPKKKKFKEAQESARKDVERAFDVLKRRWQVLTVGARSYEVKRLQHVMYACIILHNKILEDEGRAICRYNENEVLPNVEGVAVGTQEYRVNRREVHNCDIHQALRVAFVDHIYRAHIQPPHELSHNDLFDESDEDSDIEDSDDESDAGENDADDQGDNENDDS; this is encoded by the coding sequence ATGTACAAGTTCTGTAAAGCGATCTGTTTGGTTTATGGGCAACGATATTTGCGCAAACCAACTATCAACGATATCCACAAATTATATACGGTGCATGAAGGCAAACATGGATTCCCTAGAATGCTAGGTAGTATCGATTTCATGCATTGGAGTTGGTCATTATGCCCCAACGCATGGCGTGGTCAGTACATGAGAAGCGACCACAAAGAGCCGACGATCATTCTAGAGGCTATCGCATCACATGATCTTTGGATATGGCATGCATTCTTTGGTCCAGGTGGTGCAAACAATGACATCAACGTGCTAGACCAGTCGCCTGTATTCAACGATACCTACCTTGGAAAGTCACACGATGTACCTTTTCAAGCAAATGGGGTAGCATATAAGTGTGGATTCTATCTTACTGATGGTATAAATCCTCCCTTGTCTGTTTTTGTGAAATCGTTTACATGTCCTAACGACCCGAAAAAGAAAAAGTTTAAAGAGGCGCAAGAGTCAGCTAGGAAGGATGTGGAGCGAGCATTTGATGTACTTAAGAGACGTTGGCAAGTACTAACGGTCGGGGCAAGGTCATATGAGGTGAAAAGGTTACAACAcgtaatgtatgcatgtatcatattgcataataAGATTCTTGAAGACGAAGGAAGAGCGATATGCCGATACAACGAAAATGAAGTTTTGCCAAATGTCGAAGGAGTAGCCGTTGGTACACAAGAGTATAGGGTGAATAGAAGAGAAGTACACAATTGCGACATTCATCAGGCCCTTCGTGTTGCTTTCGTGGATCACATTTATAGGGCTCATATTCAGCCCCCGCACGAGTTATCTCACAATGATTTGTTTGACGAATCAGACGAGGATTCTGATAT